In a genomic window of Muntiacus reevesi chromosome 1, mMunRee1.1, whole genome shotgun sequence:
- the ASCL1 gene encoding achaete-scute homolog 1, translated as MESPAKMESGGAGPQPPQPFLPPAACFFATAAQSAQQPPPPPPPPPQLSPAADGQPSGGGHKSAPKQVKRQRSSSPELMRCKRRLNFSGFGYSLPQQQPAAVARRNERERNRVKLVNLGFATLREHVPNGAANKKMSKVETLRSAVEYIRALQQLLDEHDAVSAAFQAGVLSPTISPNYSNDMNSMAGSPVSSYSSDEGSYDPLSPEEQELLDFTNWF; from the coding sequence ATGGAGAGCCCTGCCAAGATGGAGAGCGGCGGCGCCGGCCCGCAGCCCCCGCAGCCCTTCCTGCCGCCCGCAGCCTGCTTCTTTGCCACCGCTGCACAGAGCGcgcagcagccgccgccgccgccgccgccgccgccgcagctgAGCCCCGCGGCCGACGGCCAGCCCTCAGGGGGCGGTCACAAGTCAGCGCCCAAGCAAGTCAAGCGCCAGCGCTCTTCGTCGCCCGAACTGATGCGCTGCAAACGCCGGCTCAACTTCAGCGGCTTTGGCTACAGCCTGCCGCAGCAGCAGCCGGCCGCCGTGGCGCGTCGCAACGAGCGCGAGCGCAACCGCGTCAAGCTGGTCAACCTGGGCTTCGCCACCCTGCGGGAGCACGTTCCCAACGGCGCGGCCAACAAGAAGATGAGCAAGGTGGAGACGCTGCGCTCCGCCGTCGAGTACATCCGCGCGCTCCAGCAGCTGCTGGACGAGCACGACGCGGTGAGCGCCGCCTTCCAGGCGGGCGTTCTGTCGCCCACCATCTCCCCCAACTACTCCAACGACATGAACTCCATGGCCGGCTCGCCGGTCTCATCCTACTCTTCGGACGAGGGCTCCTACGACCCTCTCAGCCCCGAGGAGCAAGAACTGCTCGACTTCACCAACTGGTTCTGA